A genomic stretch from Mycobacteriales bacterium includes:
- a CDS encoding NlpC/P60 family protein produces MLRRTRSITTAIALLAAGLPVAFASHASADPLATARARAAALQKLVDRLNTQAEVIIERYDATEAELNVAVARRGQADQAVTAIQASANNAEQTVASHAQALYESGGDPAVLASLLNGTNPTQAIDRYRLAGDVLAYENRVAQSAEATLAHARVLAREDSAISTRITRLEGARQADATKVEGLLDSEQQALAHATSTVREILRADQAAAAAAGAASFDSALTGAGGTLGGSTPPNATAAAAIAAARSRIGDPYVWGATGPNSFDCSGLTQWSYHQAGINLPRTSREQWYAGPHPTLAQLEPGDLLFFALNTSDPATIHHVTIYIGKGLMIAAPETGEDVQIQPVYMQGYIGAVRPWLPPGTVLS; encoded by the coding sequence ATGCTCCGCCGTACCCGCTCGATCACGACCGCGATCGCCCTGCTCGCCGCCGGCCTGCCGGTTGCCTTCGCGAGCCACGCCTCGGCCGACCCGCTCGCGACGGCGCGAGCCCGGGCGGCCGCCCTGCAGAAGCTGGTGGACCGGCTCAACACCCAGGCCGAAGTCATCATCGAGCGCTACGACGCGACCGAGGCGGAGCTCAACGTCGCGGTCGCCCGGCGCGGACAGGCCGACCAGGCGGTCACCGCCATCCAGGCCAGCGCGAACAACGCCGAGCAGACCGTCGCGAGCCACGCGCAGGCGTTGTATGAGAGCGGCGGCGACCCCGCGGTGCTCGCCTCCCTGCTGAACGGCACCAACCCGACCCAGGCCATCGACCGCTACCGGCTGGCCGGAGATGTCCTGGCCTACGAAAACCGGGTGGCGCAGTCGGCCGAGGCCACGCTCGCGCACGCTCGGGTGCTCGCGCGAGAAGACAGCGCGATCTCCACCCGGATCACCCGGCTCGAGGGAGCCCGGCAGGCCGACGCGACCAAGGTCGAAGGCCTGCTCGACAGCGAGCAGCAGGCGCTTGCGCACGCGACCAGCACGGTGCGCGAGATCCTGCGGGCCGACCAGGCCGCGGCCGCGGCCGCCGGCGCGGCGAGCTTCGACTCCGCGCTCACCGGTGCGGGGGGAACCCTCGGCGGGTCGACGCCGCCGAACGCCACCGCCGCTGCGGCGATCGCCGCGGCGCGCAGCCGGATCGGCGATCCCTACGTGTGGGGCGCCACCGGCCCGAACTCCTTCGACTGCAGCGGCCTGACCCAGTGGTCGTACCACCAGGCCGGAATCAACCTGCCGCGTACCTCGAGGGAACAGTGGTACGCCGGACCGCACCCGACCCTCGCCCAGCTCGAGCCCGGGGACCTGCTGTTCTTCGCCCTGAACACCTCCGACCCGGCGACCATCCACCACGTGACGATCTACATCGGGAAAGGGCTGATGATCGCCGCGCCGGAAACCGGTGAGGACGTCCAGATCCAGCCCGTGTACATGCAGGGCTACATCGGCGCGGTCCGCCCGTGGTTGCCGCCCGGCACGGTTTTGTCCTGA
- the sigM gene encoding RNA polymerase sigma factor SigM has translation MTAEPPADEELLARHVAGDSDAFTELVHRHRDRLWAVALRTLGNPDDAADALQNALLSAYRGAAGFRGGSAVTTWLHRIVVNACLDLARRRAARPTEPLTAEPAGERYARDPVTERETSLAVVAALRTLPAEQAAAVVLVDVEGYSVAEAAEMLDVPTGTVKSRCARARARLAEALSDLDPRRVDGNAPPAPRVQSETTTGEEHPA, from the coding sequence ATGACAGCCGAACCGCCGGCCGACGAGGAGTTGCTCGCCCGGCACGTCGCCGGTGATTCCGACGCCTTCACCGAGCTCGTGCACCGCCACCGTGACCGGCTGTGGGCGGTCGCGCTGCGCACGCTCGGCAACCCCGACGATGCCGCCGACGCACTGCAGAACGCCCTGCTATCGGCGTACCGCGGTGCGGCCGGGTTCCGCGGCGGGTCGGCGGTCACCACCTGGCTGCACCGGATCGTCGTGAACGCCTGCCTCGACCTCGCCCGCCGGCGGGCTGCGCGGCCGACCGAGCCACTGACCGCGGAACCCGCGGGCGAGCGCTACGCCCGCGACCCGGTCACCGAACGCGAGACCTCACTGGCCGTGGTGGCGGCGCTGCGCACGCTGCCCGCAGAGCAGGCCGCCGCGGTCGTCCTCGTGGACGTCGAGGGCTACTCGGTCGCCGAGGCGGCGGAGATGCTCGACGTACCGACCGGAACGGTGAAGAGTCGCTGCGCCCGAGCTCGTGCCAGGCTCGCGGAGGCGCTCAGTGATCTCGACCCCCGCCGCGTGGACGGGAACGCGCCACCGGCGCCGCGCGTCCAATCCGAGACAACAACCGGCGAGGAGCATCCGGCGTGA
- the trxB gene encoding thioredoxin-disulfide reductase, producing the protein MAATVRDVVIVGSGPAGYTAALYTARANLKPLLIEGVQYGGALMNTTDVENFPGFPDGIMGPELMDLMRKQAERFGAEIISDDATALDLSGAVKKVTVAGEEHLARTVILAMGSAYRELGLLNEKRLSGHGVSWCATCDGFFFRDQDIAVVGGGDSAVEEATFLTRFGRSVTLVHRRDALRASKIMAERAASNPKISFAWNSVVDDVVGDERVTGLVLRDVNTGQTRTLDVGGVFIAIGHDPRNELIKDQITLDEEGYVVVDAPHTRTNLPGVFACGDLVDHTYRQAITAAGSGCAAALDVEHYLDGLPAEDR; encoded by the coding sequence ATGGCTGCCACTGTTCGTGACGTCGTCATCGTTGGGTCGGGACCGGCCGGCTACACCGCCGCGCTTTACACCGCCCGTGCCAACCTGAAGCCGCTGCTGATCGAAGGGGTCCAGTACGGCGGGGCCCTGATGAACACCACCGACGTCGAGAACTTCCCCGGCTTCCCCGACGGGATCATGGGTCCCGAGCTCATGGACCTGATGCGCAAGCAGGCCGAGCGGTTCGGCGCCGAGATCATCAGCGACGACGCCACCGCGCTCGACCTGAGCGGCGCGGTCAAGAAGGTGACGGTGGCGGGCGAGGAACACCTCGCACGCACGGTGATCCTCGCGATGGGTTCGGCGTACCGCGAGCTCGGGCTGCTTAACGAGAAGCGACTGTCCGGGCACGGCGTGTCGTGGTGCGCGACCTGCGACGGGTTCTTCTTCCGCGACCAGGACATCGCGGTCGTCGGCGGCGGCGACTCGGCGGTCGAAGAGGCGACGTTCCTCACCCGGTTCGGCAGGTCGGTGACCCTGGTCCACCGCCGTGATGCCCTGCGCGCATCCAAGATCATGGCCGAACGAGCCGCATCGAACCCGAAGATCAGCTTCGCCTGGAACAGCGTGGTCGACGACGTGGTGGGTGACGAGCGGGTCACCGGTCTGGTGCTGCGCGACGTCAACACCGGCCAGACCCGCACCCTCGACGTCGGAGGGGTCTTCATCGCAATCGGGCACGACCCGCGCAACGAGTTGATCAAGGACCAGATCACCTTGGACGAGGAGGGGTACGTCGTGGTCGACGCCCCGCACACCCGGACCAACCTGCCGGGCGTGTTCGCGTGCGGGGACCTGGTCGACCACACGTATCGTCAGGCAATCACCGCAGCCGGCAGCGGCTGCGCGGCTGCGCTGGACGTCGAGCACTACCTCGACGGCCTGCCGGCCGAGGATCGCTAG
- the trxA gene encoding thioredoxin, protein MGANTKTVTEASFDTDVLASELPVLVDFWAEWCGPCKMVAPVLEEIAAEHGDRLTVAKVNIDENPEIARRYQILSIPTMSVFRSGEVVKSIVGAKPKAALLRDLEDYL, encoded by the coding sequence ATGGGCGCCAACACCAAGACCGTCACCGAAGCCAGTTTCGACACTGACGTGCTCGCCAGCGAGCTTCCGGTGCTGGTGGACTTCTGGGCCGAGTGGTGCGGGCCGTGCAAGATGGTCGCCCCCGTCCTCGAGGAGATCGCGGCGGAGCACGGCGACCGGCTCACCGTCGCGAAGGTCAACATCGACGAGAACCCCGAGATCGCCCGTCGCTACCAGATCCTGTCGATCCCGACCATGTCGGTGTTCCGCTCGGGTGAGGTCGTGAAGAGCATCGTCGGCGCCAAGCCGAAGGCCGCGCTGCTGCGCGACCTCGAGGACTATCTCTGA
- a CDS encoding N-acetylmuramoyl-L-alanine amidase yields the protein MQVYRRGDSGPAVAEIRAKLERLGLLDVCSDPVFDDAMDFAVRGFQQSRGLRVDGIIGTETYRALDEAHWRFGDRLLSYSPAHPYVGDDVAVLQQRLLELGFDPGRCDGIFGAATEAALKEFQHNVGLRADGTLGPGTLRALNQLRRTVTGGSPSERREEERLRRGGAALAGRTVVLDPGHGGADPGSVAGGLVEAEIVLDLATRVEGRLGALGVTTYLTRSAENCPDVESRARFANDMAAELFVSLHLDAAPSERPCGSACYFYGARLPGREVRSAVGERLADLMSREVASRTDLVDGRTHPKSWALLRLTRMPAVRLDAGYLTNPGDVARLAHPDFRDALAEAVVAGIQRLYLPEHLDIPTGQFRIAALTR from the coding sequence ATGCAGGTCTACCGCCGCGGTGACAGCGGTCCCGCCGTCGCCGAGATTCGCGCGAAGCTGGAACGGCTCGGCCTGCTCGACGTGTGCTCCGACCCGGTCTTCGACGACGCGATGGACTTCGCGGTTCGCGGCTTTCAACAAAGCCGTGGCCTCCGGGTCGACGGCATCATCGGCACCGAGACCTACCGAGCGCTCGACGAGGCGCACTGGCGCTTCGGCGACCGGTTGCTGTCCTACTCCCCGGCCCACCCCTACGTCGGCGACGACGTCGCGGTGCTGCAGCAGCGGCTGCTCGAGCTCGGCTTCGATCCGGGCCGCTGCGACGGCATCTTCGGGGCGGCCACCGAGGCGGCGCTGAAGGAGTTCCAGCACAACGTCGGCCTGCGCGCCGACGGCACGCTCGGACCGGGAACCCTGCGTGCCCTCAACCAGCTACGCCGCACTGTCACGGGCGGCTCGCCGTCCGAGCGCCGTGAGGAGGAGCGACTGCGCCGCGGCGGTGCCGCGCTCGCGGGCCGCACGGTCGTCCTCGACCCGGGCCACGGCGGCGCGGATCCGGGCTCGGTCGCGGGAGGTCTGGTCGAAGCGGAGATCGTGCTTGACCTCGCGACCAGGGTCGAGGGCCGGCTCGGTGCGCTCGGCGTGACGACGTACCTCACCAGAAGCGCGGAGAACTGTCCCGACGTCGAGTCGCGGGCGAGGTTCGCCAACGACATGGCCGCCGAGCTGTTCGTCTCCCTGCATCTCGACGCGGCGCCGAGCGAACGGCCGTGCGGAAGCGCCTGCTACTTCTACGGCGCAAGGCTGCCCGGCCGGGAGGTGCGATCCGCGGTCGGCGAGCGGCTCGCGGACCTGATGTCACGCGAGGTCGCGAGCCGCACCGACCTGGTCGACGGTCGGACCCACCCGAAGTCGTGGGCGTTGTTGCGGCTGACCCGGATGCCCGCGGTTCGGCTCGATGCCGGCTACCTGACCAACCCCGGCGACGTCGCCCGGCTGGCTCACCCTGACTTCCGCGACGCGCTGGCTGAAGCGGTCGTGGCCGGCATCCAGCGGCTGTACCTGCCGGAGCATCTCGACATTCCGACCGGACAGTTCCGGATTGCCGCGCTCACCCGCTGA
- a CDS encoding GNAT family N-acetyltransferase — MTRRLASVTLDNLDDLPVRCRRCVFWELDPVAGTRAIEAGDPALEKEAWVSAALLEWGSCGKVLYVDGVAAGFALYAPPSYAPRTVAFPTSPVSADAVVLMTAAVLPEFSGAGLGRMLVQGIAKDLIRRGVRAIEAFGDAQWSEVGHCLLPADYLLAVGFKTVRPHPKTPRLRLELKTAASWREDVEVALERLLGSMTPEGALRPV, encoded by the coding sequence ATGACCCGTCGACTGGCCAGCGTGACGCTGGACAACCTCGACGACCTGCCGGTGCGCTGCCGGCGGTGTGTGTTCTGGGAGCTGGACCCGGTCGCGGGGACCCGCGCGATCGAAGCCGGTGACCCGGCGCTGGAGAAGGAGGCCTGGGTCTCCGCCGCGCTGCTCGAGTGGGGCAGCTGCGGCAAGGTGCTCTACGTCGATGGGGTGGCTGCCGGTTTCGCCCTCTATGCCCCGCCTAGTTATGCTCCGCGAACAGTTGCGTTCCCCACCTCCCCGGTGAGCGCGGACGCCGTGGTCTTGATGACGGCGGCGGTGCTCCCGGAGTTCTCCGGGGCCGGGCTCGGCCGGATGCTGGTCCAAGGGATCGCGAAGGACCTGATCCGCCGCGGGGTGCGGGCGATCGAGGCCTTCGGGGACGCCCAGTGGTCGGAGGTGGGCCACTGCCTGCTTCCGGCCGACTACCTGCTCGCGGTCGGCTTCAAGACCGTGCGACCGCATCCGAAGACCCCGCGGCTGCGGCTCGAGCTCAAGACCGCAGCCTCCTGGCGGGAAGACGTCGAGGTCGCTCTGGAGCGCCTACTGGGGTCGATGACGCCGGAAGGTGCGCTTCGCCCGGTATAG
- a CDS encoding ParB/RepB/Spo0J family partition protein: MSAARRGGLGRGLGALIPSGPAGEQEAGARFEELAIEAIEPNPRQPRDAFDEDAHSELVASIREVGILQPVVVRERAPGHYQLVMGERRWRASREAGLATVPAIIRETPDDALLRDALLENLHRQQLNALEEAAAYQQLLEEFGATHEQLAERIGRSRSQVSNTIRLLALPPAVQRRVAAGVLSAGHARALLGLPDPAAQEQLAARIVAEGLSVRATEELVAAGDDPKRPRARAVRAPTAPALARLEAALSDLLETRVTVELGRRRGKLTVTFASIDDLHRVLGVLAPQVLMDAAAGSAGPAGSDQDT; encoded by the coding sequence ATGAGTGCGGCGCGAAGGGGTGGTCTGGGTCGCGGGCTCGGCGCATTGATCCCCTCCGGGCCGGCGGGCGAGCAGGAGGCCGGCGCGCGCTTCGAGGAGTTGGCGATCGAGGCGATCGAGCCGAACCCGCGCCAGCCCCGAGACGCCTTCGACGAGGACGCGCACTCCGAGCTCGTTGCGAGCATCCGCGAGGTCGGGATCCTGCAGCCGGTGGTGGTCCGCGAACGCGCTCCGGGCCACTACCAGCTGGTGATGGGCGAGCGGCGCTGGCGAGCCAGCCGCGAAGCCGGCCTCGCCACCGTTCCGGCGATCATCCGTGAGACGCCCGACGATGCGTTGTTGCGGGATGCGTTGCTGGAGAACCTGCATCGCCAGCAGCTCAACGCGTTGGAGGAGGCGGCCGCCTACCAGCAGCTGCTCGAGGAGTTCGGGGCCACACACGAACAGCTCGCCGAACGCATCGGGCGCTCGCGTTCGCAGGTCAGCAACACGATCCGGCTGCTCGCCCTGCCGCCTGCGGTGCAACGGCGGGTAGCCGCCGGTGTCCTCAGCGCCGGGCACGCGCGGGCGTTGCTCGGACTGCCCGACCCGGCGGCCCAGGAGCAGCTCGCGGCGCGGATCGTGGCCGAGGGACTGTCCGTGCGAGCGACCGAGGAGCTGGTGGCGGCGGGGGACGACCCGAAGCGCCCGCGCGCTCGCGCCGTGCGGGCCCCGACCGCGCCCGCGCTCGCGCGTTTGGAGGCGGCCCTGTCGGATCTGCTCGAGACCCGGGTCACCGTGGAGCTCGGCCGGCGCCGGGGCAAGCTCACGGTGACCTTTGCCTCGATCGATGACCTGCACCGGGTGCTCGGCGTGCTCGCGCCACAGGTGCTGATGGACGCTGCTGCGGGTTCGGCCGGGCCGGCCGGGTCCGACCAGGACACCTAA
- a CDS encoding ParA family protein, which yields MSSALGWPASDDFARSRLGWPSPGQESAADPTGLNDQPDPDDEAGPDEASPSKGSGEAMTVSRETSDDAERIVSRETSGLAEPARPPAGAWPRPPARRVLTVANQKGGVGKTTTAVNLAAALAQHDVRVLVIDLDPQGNASTAFSVAHHLGAPSVYEALIGARSLNDVIVAVENLPNLWCAPATIDLAGAEVELVSVVARESRLRRALESVELDVDYIFIDCPPSLGLLTLNAMVAASEILIPIQCEFYALEGLSQLLNNVALVKSELNQALYVSTILLTMYDARTRLADQVAEDVRTHFGSLVLEAVIPRSVRISEAPGFGQTVVTFDPASRGARAYQAAAYDLASRA from the coding sequence ATGAGTTCCGCGCTGGGCTGGCCGGCATCCGATGACTTCGCGCGCAGCCGGTTGGGCTGGCCGAGCCCGGGCCAGGAGTCAGCCGCCGACCCGACCGGCCTGAATGACCAGCCCGACCCAGACGATGAGGCGGGCCCCGACGAAGCGTCGCCGAGCAAGGGAAGCGGGGAAGCGATGACGGTTTCACGTGAAACCAGCGACGACGCCGAGCGCATCGTTTCACGTGAAACATCCGGGCTGGCCGAGCCGGCCCGCCCGCCGGCCGGAGCGTGGCCTCGGCCGCCCGCCCGGCGCGTGCTGACGGTCGCGAACCAGAAGGGTGGGGTGGGCAAGACCACAACCGCGGTGAACCTGGCCGCCGCCCTCGCTCAGCACGACGTCCGCGTCCTGGTGATCGACCTCGACCCGCAGGGAAATGCCTCGACCGCGTTCAGCGTGGCGCATCATCTCGGTGCACCCTCGGTCTACGAGGCCCTGATCGGCGCCCGCTCGCTCAACGACGTGATCGTGGCGGTGGAGAACCTGCCGAACCTGTGGTGCGCGCCGGCCACGATCGATCTCGCCGGCGCCGAGGTGGAGTTGGTCTCGGTCGTGGCGCGCGAGTCGCGGCTGCGCCGCGCGCTGGAGTCGGTTGAGCTCGACGTCGACTACATCTTCATCGATTGCCCGCCCTCGCTCGGGTTGCTCACGCTCAACGCGATGGTGGCGGCGAGTGAGATCCTGATCCCGATCCAGTGCGAGTTCTACGCCCTCGAGGGGCTCAGCCAGCTGCTGAACAACGTGGCGCTGGTGAAAAGCGAGCTGAACCAGGCGCTGTACGTGTCGACCATCCTGCTCACCATGTACGACGCGCGGACCCGGCTCGCCGACCAGGTGGCCGAGGACGTGCGGACCCACTTCGGGAGCCTGGTGCTCGAGGCGGTGATCCCGCGCAGCGTGCGGATCTCGGAGGCGCCCGGCTTCGGACAGACAGTGGTCACCTTCGACCCGGCCTCGCGCGGTGCCCGGGCCTACCAGGCCGCGGCGTACGATCTCGCCAGTCGAGCCTGA
- the rsmG gene encoding 16S rRNA (guanine(527)-N(7))-methyltransferase RsmG: MSAAAAASGPANGSASGPVPAAAREVFGAGVELAQRYAELLAGEGIIRGVIGPGEATRIWSRHLLNSAALAALVPDAVRVADLGSGAGLPGIPLAIARPDLSLVLVEPMARRVRFLRDCIGALGLDSVEIVHARAEAGLEPPPDVVVARAVAPLHRLIGLARALARPGGELLALKGASAAEELRELPAGTDAELISVVLGGVPATVVRVRSLDRSGARASGGGR; encoded by the coding sequence ATGAGCGCAGCGGCCGCCGCGAGCGGGCCGGCGAACGGGTCGGCGAGTGGCCCGGTGCCCGCTGCCGCGCGCGAGGTTTTCGGCGCCGGCGTGGAGCTGGCGCAGCGCTACGCCGAGTTGCTGGCCGGCGAGGGCATCATCCGTGGGGTGATCGGCCCGGGCGAGGCGACCCGGATCTGGTCCCGGCACCTGCTCAACAGTGCGGCGCTCGCTGCGCTGGTTCCCGATGCCGTACGAGTCGCGGATCTGGGCTCGGGTGCGGGCCTGCCCGGAATCCCGTTGGCGATCGCCCGCCCGGACCTGTCCCTGGTGCTGGTCGAGCCGATGGCCCGGCGGGTGCGTTTCCTGCGGGACTGCATCGGCGCGCTCGGCCTGGACTCGGTCGAGATCGTCCACGCCCGGGCCGAGGCCGGCCTCGAGCCGCCCCCAGACGTGGTGGTCGCTCGGGCGGTCGCACCATTGCACCGGCTGATCGGCCTGGCACGTGCGCTGGCGAGGCCGGGCGGTGAGCTGCTCGCGCTGAAGGGCGCGAGCGCCGCCGAGGAGCTGCGCGAGCTGCCGGCGGGCACCGACGCCGAGCTGATCAGTGTGGTCCTCGGCGGCGTTCCGGCTACGGTCGTGCGGGTGCGAAGCCTCGACCGCAGCGGTGCGCGGGCGAGCGGCGGTGGGCGATGA
- a CDS encoding R3H domain-containing nucleic acid-binding protein: MTTELPDTETDVEPAAAPDEPAAGEEREPGETDRLTLLEREGDIAADYLEVLLDIADLDGDIDIDVEGDRAAVSVVGSGLDRLIGPAGATLEALQELTRLAVHRETGVRSRLMLDIGGHRARRREELAELGVAAAGRVVASGEPERMTPMTPFERKIVHDAVAGVTGVTTESEGEEPQRLVVIRPE, translated from the coding sequence ATGACGACCGAGTTGCCCGACACCGAGACCGATGTCGAACCTGCGGCGGCGCCGGACGAGCCGGCTGCGGGCGAAGAGCGCGAGCCGGGGGAGACCGACCGGCTCACGCTGCTCGAGCGCGAGGGCGACATTGCCGCCGACTACCTCGAGGTGTTGCTCGATATCGCCGACCTCGACGGCGACATCGACATCGACGTCGAGGGTGACCGGGCCGCGGTGTCCGTGGTGGGCTCGGGGCTCGACCGGCTGATCGGTCCCGCCGGTGCGACGCTCGAGGCCCTGCAGGAGCTGACCCGCCTTGCGGTGCACCGCGAGACCGGCGTCCGCAGCCGCCTGATGCTCGACATCGGTGGCCATCGGGCGCGCCGGCGCGAGGAGCTCGCCGAGCTCGGGGTCGCCGCCGCCGGGCGGGTGGTGGCCAGCGGCGAGCCGGAGCGGATGACGCCGATGACCCCGTTCGAGCGCAAGATCGTGCATGACGCGGTGGCCGGCGTGACCGGGGTGACGACGGAGTCCGAGGGCGAGGAGCCGCAGCGCCTGGTGGTGATCCGCCCGGAGTGA
- the yidC gene encoding membrane protein insertase YidC, with the protein MSFLNPLYQAVAWLLVHIHDGIAHVITSNGWSWALAIVVLTMAMRLVLFPIFVKQIRNQRGLQELQPKMKELQTKYKNDKERLNQEMMALWKEAGVNPLSGCFPLLLQIPIFISLFHTLREIKPISGCKAGPNAVSCYKGVPGFDQAHIFSAAHAKIFSVPIPASFTSSTTYLHALGGSHTSTRILCLVLTVLMGATTFITQRQLMARNGPAANTQMAQQQKILLYVFPLFFLFYGFKFPIGVLLYWLTTNVWSMVQQRVIIGRMDTAGAAPSAVPPPAGPAPGAKPKPQPRAPTPKPAPANGDVALPPGGAIQPLPGERPNNPRRPANRNRNRKRGRR; encoded by the coding sequence GTGAGCTTCCTCAACCCGCTGTATCAGGCGGTCGCCTGGCTGCTGGTGCACATCCACGACGGCATCGCGCACGTCATCACCAGCAACGGCTGGTCGTGGGCGCTTGCCATCGTCGTGCTGACCATGGCGATGCGGCTCGTGCTGTTCCCGATCTTCGTCAAGCAGATCCGCAACCAGCGCGGGCTGCAGGAGCTGCAGCCGAAGATGAAGGAGCTGCAGACCAAGTACAAGAACGACAAGGAGCGGCTCAACCAGGAGATGATGGCGCTCTGGAAAGAGGCCGGCGTCAACCCGCTGTCGGGCTGTTTCCCGTTGCTGCTGCAGATCCCGATCTTCATCTCGCTGTTCCACACCCTGCGCGAGATCAAGCCGATCTCCGGGTGCAAGGCCGGCCCCAACGCCGTGTCCTGCTACAAGGGCGTGCCCGGCTTCGACCAGGCGCACATCTTCAGCGCGGCGCACGCGAAGATCTTCAGCGTCCCGATTCCGGCGTCGTTCACCTCGAGCACGACCTACCTGCACGCTCTCGGCGGCTCACACACCTCGACCCGGATCCTGTGCCTGGTCCTCACCGTGCTGATGGGCGCGACCACGTTCATCACCCAGCGTCAGCTGATGGCCCGTAACGGGCCGGCGGCGAACACCCAGATGGCGCAGCAGCAGAAGATCCTGCTCTACGTCTTCCCGCTGTTCTTCCTCTTCTACGGCTTCAAGTTCCCGATCGGCGTACTGCTCTACTGGCTCACGACGAACGTCTGGAGCATGGTCCAGCAGCGGGTGATCATCGGGCGGATGGACACTGCCGGCGCAGCCCCGAGTGCGGTGCCGCCGCCCGCCGGCCCGGCCCCGGGGGCCAAGCCGAAGCCGCAGCCGCGCGCGCCCACCCCCAAGCCGGCACCGGCGAACGGCGATGTCGCGTTGCCGCCCGGGGGCGCCATCCAGCCGCTGCCGGGCGAGCGGCCCAACAATCCACGCCGCCCGGCCAACCGCAACCGCAACCGCAAGCGAGGACGACGATGA
- the yidD gene encoding membrane protein insertion efficiency factor YidD: protein MSAGRQVRPVGRVLVALLGVYRRWVSPLMAPHCRFHPSCSAYAIEAITVHGALRGTGLALRRLVKCQPFFTDGYDPVPLRAEGAHR from the coding sequence ATGAGCGCCGGCCGGCAGGTTCGCCCGGTGGGAAGGGTGCTGGTCGCCCTGCTCGGCGTCTACCGGCGCTGGGTGAGCCCGTTGATGGCACCACACTGCCGGTTCCACCCGAGCTGCAGCGCCTACGCGATCGAGGCGATCACCGTGCACGGTGCGCTGCGTGGCACTGGGCTAGCCCTGCGGCGCCTGGTCAAATGTCAACCTTTCTTTACCGATGGGTATGACCCGGTCCCGCTGCGGGCGGAAGGAGCCCACCGGTGA
- the rnpA gene encoding ribonuclease P protein component, producing the protein MLPAERRVHRREEFTATVRQGRRVHAPGLVLYLRSDDSGAPARAGFIVARPVGPAVRRNRVRRQLRHLIAPYLEHAPAGIAIVIRVTDGASRLTGAALADALAAALAKAGVSTPAADGEPR; encoded by the coding sequence GTGTTGCCGGCCGAGCGGCGGGTGCACCGGCGCGAGGAGTTCACCGCGACGGTCCGCCAAGGGCGTCGCGTCCACGCGCCCGGGCTGGTGCTCTACCTGCGCAGCGATGACTCGGGCGCGCCGGCCCGTGCCGGTTTCATCGTGGCTCGCCCGGTTGGCCCGGCGGTCCGCCGCAACCGGGTACGACGTCAGCTGCGGCATCTCATCGCGCCGTATCTCGAGCACGCGCCGGCGGGCATCGCGATCGTGATCCGCGTCACCGACGGGGCGTCCCGGCTTACCGGTGCGGCGCTCGCGGACGCACTCGCGGCGGCGTTGGCGAAGGCCGGCGTCAGCACTCCGGCCGCGGACGGCGAGCCTCGATGA
- the rpmH gene encoding 50S ribosomal protein L34 encodes MVVSKRTFQPNNRRRAKTHGFRLRMRTRAGRAILSARRRKGRAELSA; translated from the coding sequence ATTGTTGTGAGTAAGCGCACGTTCCAGCCGAACAACCGTCGGCGCGCGAAGACGCACGGGTTCCGGTTGCGGATGCGCACACGAGCGGGTCGGGCGATCCTTTCTGCGCGCCGCCGCAAGGGACGCGCCGAGCTGTCGGCCTAG